The window CACGCCGCCATGGCCGCCGGCGAGTTGAGCATCGAACGGGCCCGGGTGATCCACTTCTGGGTCCGGGACATGAGCGACGAGCACGCCAACACCGTGATCGATGAGGTCCTCGGGCACTGCTCGATCGACGCCGACCGGCCCTGGACCAGTGAGCAGCTCGCCGCGCGGTGCCGCAAACTCGGCATCCAGCTCGACCCGGACTGGGCGCTGCGCCGGTTCACCGAAGCCCACCGGGAACGGCGGGTCATCTCCTGGCGCAACGAGGACGGCACCGCCACCATGGCCGCGCAGAACCAGGACCCCGCCCGGGTCGCCGCCGCGATCGCGCGGGTGCGGAAGCTCGCTGACGACGCCAAACGAACCGGGGACCCGCGACCGCTGGATCACCTGCGCTCGGAGATCGCCCTCAACCTGCTGGACGGCACCTACGCCGGGTTCACCGACGAGGCGATCCTCGCCCACCTCGCCACCACACGCCCGACCGACGAGGAGATGGGCGAGGAGTTCCCGCCAGAGCCCGAACCCGAGCCTGAGCCGGAGCCGGCGCCCGAGCCGGAGCCCGAGCCGGAGGCAGCGCCCGAGCCCGAGCCCGAGGCCGAGCCGGAGGCAGCGCCCGGGCCGGAGGCGGCGCCCGAGCCGGAGCCCGCCCCGAGCGCGGTGTCTCCGCACCACGGGGTGCAGCTGACCGCGAAGGTCTCCACCCTGCTCGGGTTGGACCGGGACCCGGCCGAGCTGGCCGGGCAGGGCCCGGTGCACGCCGAGTACGCCCGCGACCTTGCCCACCGACTGGCGGCGGGCCAGTGGCGGTTCGCGGTCACCGGCCCCGACGGGTACGCGGTCAGCTCCGGCCTCGTCAGCCCGCGGCCGGTCGACTGGGAACGACGCCGGACCAGTGACCACGGCATCGTCGACCTGCTCATCCCCGCCACCCTCCTGCAAGCGCTGCTCGACGGCACCGTCACCGGTGAACACGTCCCCACCTGGCGGGCCGTGCTGGTCGAGATCGGCCGCCAACACCTCCTCGCGACCGCCGGCGCCGAGAACGAGCCCGCCCCGGAGGACCCGGACGACGACGCCCGGCGGCGCTTCCCCCGCCAAGGACTACGCCGGGACACCCAGCTGCGGATGACGACCTGCCAGGCCCCCGGCTGCCGGCTCCCCGCCGCGCGGTCCGAGATCGACCACACGATCGACCACGCCCGCGGGGGACTGACCCTGGCCGGGAACCTCGGCCCGCTCTGCGAGCACGACCACGACCTCAAGACCAAAGGCGGGTGGCAACTCATCCGGCTCGGCCACGACCGAGTCCGCTGGATCACCCGCCTCGGCGTCGGCTACGACGTCGAGATCCCACCCCTGATCGAGCCCGACCCACCCGGCCGGCCCCGAGCACCCGGGGAGGAGCGACCAGCACCCCGCTACGGACCCGACGAGCCAGCAGCCTGAGGCTCCCGGGGCGATGACGGGCGGCCGCGGTCCCCCGCTGCCCTACCCTCGTCGGTACGCGGAAGTGGCGGAATTGGCAGACGCGCCAGACTTAGGATCTGGTGCCTTCGGGCGTGGGGGTTCAAGTCCCCCCTTCCGCACCACCTAGGCTGAAGCGATCTTTCGGCCCCTGACCAGCGCAGCCGCGCGGAGGATTTCGGCGTGCCCGTGCAGCTATCCGACCTGCTGACTCCGCACCTCACGGGCGTCCAGGCCGTGGTCCAGCTCAGTGGCCCGGCGGTCGAGCTGCCGGGTGGGCTGAAGGCCCGGCCGGCCGCGGACGACGAGCGGTTCGGGCCGGGGACGCTGGTCGTCCTGGCCGACGCGCCGGTCGCGGGGATCGCGGACCGGTTGCAGGCGGGGGCGCGGGTGCTGCTGCTCTCGACCGACGCCGGCGAGCCGGTGCCGCTGCACCTGATCCCTCGCGGGGGGACGCTGCAGCTGGTCGCCGCGGGCGCGCTGGACAGCGCCGACAGCCAGGACGACACCGTCGTGGGAGCGGCGCTGCTGACCTGCGTCGAGGCGCACTCCGGGCTCCCGGCGGCGGAGCCGGACGACGACGAGGACATCGACGTCATGAGCGGGGCCGCGGCGACGGCCCGGTACGAGCGGGCGCTCGCGGGTCGGGACCGGCGGATCCAGTCGCTGGAGGCGCGGATCTCCGCCCTGGAGTCCTCTGCGACCTACGTCGTCGGCCGGACCCTGGTGAACGCGGCCCGCAACCCGCGCAAGGCGAAGACCCTCCCGGCGGACCTGTGGGGCATGTGGAAGGGCCGGGCCGGCCGGTCGCGCAAGGGCGGCGACGCGGCGCCGGCGGCGTCCGTGCCGAACCGCGGCCTCGCGGCCCGCCAGGTCAACGAGCTCGACGACATCGACGCCGGGTTGCTCTACCTGACCCACACCGCGATGGCGATCGGGCCACGGACCGTCCCGGTGATCGCGGGCATCCTCACCGCGGACACCGCACCCGCGCTGCGCGGCGAGGCCGCCACCCCGCACGCGGTCGTGAACAAGCTGCTCCCCCACGACGGCGAGGGCATCGTGACGCGCACCGACCCCGACGTGGTGCTCATCGAGTCGGCCGCGCTCGGCGCGCCCGGCCCGTGGGCCTACACGACCCAGGGTGCGTACGGGGTGCGCGACCAGGCCCTGGTCGACATCATCACGGCCGCGCGCGCGATGGGGCGCCCGGTCGTCGTCTGGTGGAACTCGCCGCACTACGCCAGCCCCGGACTCAACCGCGTGGCGACGCACGCCGACCTCGTCCTGACCGACGCCGAAGCCGGCCCCGCCCTCGTCGCGCGGCTGAACACCCAGCTCGACCTCGGCTTCGACCTGCCGGCCGAGCGGGTCGTGGAGGAAAACGCATGACCCGCCGCGCAATGGTCTACGGCCACGTCGACCTCAACCTGATCGACGGCTCGGCCATCTGGGTTCAGGGGATCGTCCAGACGCTGTCGAACGCCGGGTGTCAGGTCGACCTGGTGCTCAAGGCGCCGATCAAGACCGATCGCCTCACCGCTCCCCTCGCGGCGCTGCCGAACGTCACGCTCGTGAAGCCGTTCGAGGACGCGCTACTGCCCGAACTCGCGAACGGCAAGTCCAACGGTCTGACGCCGCCTCAGGTCTCGCAGGTCCTGAAAGCCTTGGACACCAAGGCGCCCTACGACCTCGTGGTCGTGCGCGGCCTGCCCGCGGTGTCCCGCCTCGTCGCCGACGACGTCGCGACGGGCCGGCTCTGGACCTACCTCACCGACGTCCCGCAGTCCGTGGTCGAGGCGACGCCGGAGGCCGTCAGCCAACTGACCGCGATCGCGAAGGCGTCCCGCTTCCTGCTCTGCCAGACCGAGGAGCTCCGCGGGTTCTTCGAGGGCCTGGTGCCCGAGGCCTGCGGCCGCTCGGTGCTCTTCCCGCCGGTCGCGCCGGAGGTGACCGGCGTCGAGTCGCCGCCCCCGCCGTCCGCGGACAGCACCCTCAAGCTCGTCTACACCGGCAAGTACGCGCCGCGGTGGAACACCCTCGAGATGGCGGCGCTGCCCGAGCAGCTCGCCGCCCGCGGGGTCAACGCCGAGCTGCACATGGTCGGCGACAAGGTCCACGACGACCCGAAGGACCCGACGTACAAGGAGCGGATGCAATCCGCACTGGAGTCGGGCAAGGGCGTCGTCTGGCACGGCGGGCAGCCGCGCGAGAAGGCGATGCAGCTCGCCGGCGCCGCGCACGTCGGCCTGTCCTGGCGGGACGCGGACCTCGACGACAGCCTCGAGCTCTCGACCAAGGTCCTGGAGTACGGCGTCCTCGGCCTGCCGGCCGTGCTCAACCGGACGCCGATGCACGAGCGGCTGCTCGGGCCCGACTACCCGCTGTTCGTCGACGGCATCGGCGCGGACGGCCCGGACCACGGCCTCGCCGAGGTCGTCGGCCTGATCGCCGGTGTCGCGACCGACCCCGCCAGGTACGCCCTCGCCCGCGAGCGCACGGGTGCCGCCGCCGCGCAGCACACGATGACGAAGGCGACCGAGCGCATGTCCACGCTGCTCGAGCGCGCCTTCCCCTCGGCCCGGCCGAACCTGCCCGCCGCCGGCGCGCGCCCGCTGCGCGTCGTGGTCGCCGGGCACGACATGAAGTTCTTCACCCGCATCGCGGACTACCTGGCCGCGCTCCCCGGCGTCGAGCTCCGCATGGACAACTGGGAGACCCTGGGCCGCCACGACAAGGAGCGCAGCCGGGAACTGCTCGACTGGGCCGACGTCATCATCTGCGAGTGGTGCGGCGGCAACGCGATCTGGTACTCGAAGCACAAGCGGTCCAACCAGCGCCTGATCATCCGCCTGCACCGGTTCGAGCTGTTCACGAACTACGTCAAGCAGGTGAAGATCCGCAACGTCGACACCGTCGTCTGCGTGAACCGGCACTACGCCGACCTCACCGCTCAGATCACGAGGTGGCCGACGGAGAAGATCGTCGTGGTCCCGAACTGGGTCGACGGTGCGCAGCTCGACCGCCCGAAGCTGACGGGTGCTCAGTTCCACCTGGGCATGATCGGCATCGCCCCCGCCCGCAAGCGGATGGACCTCGCGCTCGACGTCCTCTCCGAACTCCGCCGGGACGACAAGCGCTTCCACCTGTTCGTGAAGAGCAAGCAGGCCTGGGACTACTGGTGGGTCTGGAAGCAGCCCGCCGAGCGCGCGCACGTCGACGACCTGATGCGCCGCATCCGAACGGACCCGAACCTGCGCGACGCGGTGGTCTTCGACGGCTTCGGGCCGGACGTGCCGGCCTGGTTACGGGGCATCGGCTGGGTGCTCTCGACCAGTGACGACGAGAGCTTCCACCTCTCCCCCGCCGAGGGCATGGCCTCCGGCGCGGTGCCCGCGGTCCTGCCCTGGCCGGGCGCGCGCACGGTCTACGCCGAGGAGTGGGTGCACGACTCGGCGGCCGCGATCGCGGCGGAGATCCGCACGGTGACCGCCGAGGGGACCTGGGAGGACCGGCGCGCCGAGGCACAGCGTCAGGTCACCGCCGCGTTCGACCTCCCGGTCGTCTGCGGCACCTTCGCGGACCTGCTGACCGGGGCTCCGAAGAGCTGAACGTGGCCCGAGGGACCCGAGCCGCGGCGTTCGTCCTCGGCCTCGCCCTGCTCGGGGCCTGCGGCGGTGGCGACGACTCCCGGGCGGCCGAACCCAGCCCGACGCCGTCCCCCGCCACCCGCGTCCCCGCCACCCGCGTCCCCGCCGCGGGCGGGATCGACGAGCTCGGCCAGATCCCGATTCTGATGTACCACCAGATCCGGCCCGAGGCCCGCGCCCCGTCGGACCGGACGCCCGCGCAGTTCCGCGCGGACCTGCGCCGGCTCCACGCCGAGGGCTACCGGCCCGTCACCGCGGCGGACTACGTCGCCGGGAACATCGACCTGCCCGTCGGCACGCACCCGGTCGTGCTGACCTTCGACGACTCCTCGGCCGGCCAGGCCCAGATCGGTCCGGACGGCGAACCGGAGCCGAACACCGCACTCGGCATTCTCGAGGCGTTCGGCCGCGCGCACCCGGACTTCCGCCCCACCGCGACGTTCTTCGTTGTCACCAACCGCATCCCGTTCAACGACCCGGACGTCCTGCCCTGGCTCGCCGCCAACGGCTACGAGATCGGGGCGCACACCCAGTCGCACCCGGAGCTGCAGCACCTCGACGACCTCGCCGTGCAGGAGCAGATCGGCGCCAATCTCGCCGACATCGACGCCGCGGTCCCCGGCTACCAGGTCCGGACGTTCGCGACGCCGTACGGCCACCTGCCGCGCAATCCCGAACTCGCCTGGCGCGGGTCGTACAACGGCGTCCCGTACGAGTTCGCCGCCGTCTTCGGCACCGGACGCACGGCGGCGCTCTCCCCGTTCGCGACGGCGTTCGACCCCTACGCGATCCCGCGCCTCGCCGCCGGGCTCTCCGCCGCCGAAGCGGTGCTCGCCGAGCTGCGCCGCCGCCCGGAGCTGCGGTACACGTCCGACGGCGACCCCGACCGGGTCAGTGGCGGGCGGCGAGCCAGCGCTTGAGGACGTGCGCGATGCGCGGGCCGGCCTGACCGTCCCACAGCGGCGGGCCCTCCGGCGGCCACTCGGCCTCGGCGGACAGCGCCTCCTTCGCGGCGGCGACCATCGTCGCCGGCGTCACGAGCTTGTTGGTGCCGTGGGTCGTGGTGATCGGACGCTCGGTGTTCGGACGGGCCGTCAGACACGGCACCTTCAGCGCCGTCGTCTCCTCCTGGACGCCACCGGAGTCGGTGAGCACCAGGGCGGCGCCGCGCACCAGCGACATGAAGTCGAGGTAGCCGAGCGGGTCGACGATCTGCAGGTCGGGCGTGGCGACGAGCCCCGCCTCGGCCAGCGTCGCCCGGCCACGCGGGTGCAGCGGCAGCACGATCGGCAGCATGCGACTGACCTCGTTGACCGCCTCGACAAGTTCACGCGCGGAGGCGACGTCGTCGACGTTGCCCGGCCGGTGCAGGGTCGCGACGCCGTAGCGCTCCGGCA of the Sporichthya polymorpha DSM 43042 genome contains:
- a CDS encoding HNH endonuclease signature motif containing protein gives rise to the protein MTGAETVAVLRAAQRQTNAADAVRLAMVAEVGSRGLDSQEEIVRLAAPDRWGADEVRTALHISGYTANELLDFAWAVVRRFPKLHAAMAAGELSIERARVIHFWVRDMSDEHANTVIDEVLGHCSIDADRPWTSEQLAARCRKLGIQLDPDWALRRFTEAHRERRVISWRNEDGTATMAAQNQDPARVAAAIARVRKLADDAKRTGDPRPLDHLRSEIALNLLDGTYAGFTDEAILAHLATTRPTDEEMGEEFPPEPEPEPEPEPAPEPEPEPEAAPEPEPEAEPEAAPGPEAAPEPEPAPSAVSPHHGVQLTAKVSTLLGLDRDPAELAGQGPVHAEYARDLAHRLAAGQWRFAVTGPDGYAVSSGLVSPRPVDWERRRTSDHGIVDLLIPATLLQALLDGTVTGEHVPTWRAVLVEIGRQHLLATAGAENEPAPEDPDDDARRRFPRQGLRRDTQLRMTTCQAPGCRLPAARSEIDHTIDHARGGLTLAGNLGPLCEHDHDLKTKGGWQLIRLGHDRVRWITRLGVGYDVEIPPLIEPDPPGRPRAPGEERPAPRYGPDEPAA
- a CDS encoding glycosyltransferase, whose protein sequence is MTRRAMVYGHVDLNLIDGSAIWVQGIVQTLSNAGCQVDLVLKAPIKTDRLTAPLAALPNVTLVKPFEDALLPELANGKSNGLTPPQVSQVLKALDTKAPYDLVVVRGLPAVSRLVADDVATGRLWTYLTDVPQSVVEATPEAVSQLTAIAKASRFLLCQTEELRGFFEGLVPEACGRSVLFPPVAPEVTGVESPPPPSADSTLKLVYTGKYAPRWNTLEMAALPEQLAARGVNAELHMVGDKVHDDPKDPTYKERMQSALESGKGVVWHGGQPREKAMQLAGAAHVGLSWRDADLDDSLELSTKVLEYGVLGLPAVLNRTPMHERLLGPDYPLFVDGIGADGPDHGLAEVVGLIAGVATDPARYALARERTGAAAAQHTMTKATERMSTLLERAFPSARPNLPAAGARPLRVVVAGHDMKFFTRIADYLAALPGVELRMDNWETLGRHDKERSRELLDWADVIICEWCGGNAIWYSKHKRSNQRLIIRLHRFELFTNYVKQVKIRNVDTVVCVNRHYADLTAQITRWPTEKIVVVPNWVDGAQLDRPKLTGAQFHLGMIGIAPARKRMDLALDVLSELRRDDKRFHLFVKSKQAWDYWWVWKQPAERAHVDDLMRRIRTDPNLRDAVVFDGFGPDVPAWLRGIGWVLSTSDDESFHLSPAEGMASGAVPAVLPWPGARTVYAEEWVHDSAAAIAAEIRTVTAEGTWEDRRAEAQRQVTAAFDLPVVCGTFADLLTGAPKS
- a CDS encoding polysaccharide deacetylase family protein, with protein sequence MARGTRAAAFVLGLALLGACGGGDDSRAAEPSPTPSPATRVPATRVPAAGGIDELGQIPILMYHQIRPEARAPSDRTPAQFRADLRRLHAEGYRPVTAADYVAGNIDLPVGTHPVVLTFDDSSAGQAQIGPDGEPEPNTALGILEAFGRAHPDFRPTATFFVVTNRIPFNDPDVLPWLAANGYEIGAHTQSHPELQHLDDLAVQEQIGANLADIDAAVPGYQVRTFATPYGHLPRNPELAWRGSYNGVPYEFAAVFGTGRTAALSPFATAFDPYAIPRLAAGLSAAEAVLAELRRRPELRYTSDGDPDRVSGGRRASA